In Vespula pensylvanica isolate Volc-1 chromosome 2, ASM1446617v1, whole genome shotgun sequence, the genomic window ACAATTGGAATCTTTAGAAGATGATAATTCCCATTTTAAAGTAGATCGTTGGGCCAGAGCAGAAGGAGGTGGTGGTATCACTTGTGTTTTGCAAAATGGAACTGTATTTGAGAAGGCTGGTGTTAATATTTCTGTAGTATCTGGTTTACTGCCTCCAGGAGCAATACAACAAATGAGAGCACGAGGAAAACAAATAGATGAAGGATCTTTACCATTTTTTGCAGCTGGTGTAAGTGCTGTTATTCATCCACGTAATCCCATGGTTCCTactatacattttaattatcgatattttgaaattgaaaataaagatgGTTCAATTCAATGGTGGTTTGGAGGTGGTACAGATCTCACACCTTACTATTTGAATGAAGAAGATGTGAAACATTTTCATAGCACATTAAAAGAAGCTTGTGACAAGcataatttatcatattatgCAAAGTTCAAAAAGTGGTgtgatgattatttttatattaatcacaGAGGAGAATGTCGTGGTGTAGGAGGAATCTTTTTTGATGATTTAGACATCCCAAGTCAGAATGAAGCATTTCTGTTTGTAAAATCATGTGCAGAAGCAGTTATACCATCTTATATTCCATTggtaaaattacataaaaatgatGGCTATGGATACGCTGAAAGGCAATGGCAATTATTACGCAGAGGAAGATATGTAGAATTTAACTTGATATATGATCGTGGTACAAAATTTGGATTATATACACCTGGTGCTCGGTATGAAAGTATTTTAATGTCTTTACCTTTGAATGCTAAATGGGAATACATGCATGAACCTAATCCAAATTCAGAAGAAGCAAAACTTGTAGAAGTACTTAAAAATCCAAAAGATTGGTTAAATTCaacataaaattgtttattgtcagaaattgattatataaattaatttgatggggaattaattttaataatataaagaatatatatttttaatatcatacacacacgcacacacacacataatattgtgtaataataatattgtgtgCAATTATTTTGTTGAATAACTTCaatcttgtaaaatataattggtaatatttctaagataatactttatatttgtatatatataaaataataaaaattatgtataaacaagcgtaatatttaaatctgagttaaataaaaaattcacttaAAAGATAGTTTTGtagtacatatatttctattttctttattaagattatttaaaaaacacatgaaataaaaaataaaaactctgTCTTcattaagaacaaaaaattatatattaaaaaatatacaaaaaagttacacaatgataatatttttataattctgaAGACAGTCTTAATTATGTACAcacatttatgaaataaatacattttacataaaataatgtgTATACAAATAATGCAACTGCTTTGGCACGTTTACTGGTAATGGTAATCAAGAATAAAGTGTATACATGAtaagtttttatcttttatcataaattatttaaaaatcggaatttcttaattatgtgatcgatatatcaatttttaataaatatatgacaattcatatatgtaaatataaaaagcaaaatattcgagaaatcttttttatataattgaaaattaagatACAATAAATATGATGTTCAcaatatacacataaaaattcttattacattatacacttgtttcttttttcattatagaTAAATGATTCACTGAAGCATCTACATATAAATCAGTGGCTACATTTTCTTGTACATTTTCGAAAATTGTGTTTGTCGGTATATTTTCTGTTTCACTTATGGATTCAAAATTGGTAGTCATCATACATAAATTTTCTGTAGATGCAATATCTGTTagacaataaaaatttgattcaaCATTTTTCGTCAATTCGTATGTACTATTATTTTGTTCTAAATTTGATAGATGTAATTCTTTAAGTAAATGGAAGTCACATTTTTCGTTACAATTGGAAGTATCAACAATATTAACTACATCATTAGAAATCGATGATTCTATATTTACTAATGTAAATGCATTATCACTGATAAAACTATTTACTTCAGTCAATGATTGCTCTGAtttactatttaattttttggaTTCAGGAACTGTATCAAAGAGATTAGAACTATCGATATTTGCTACATTTGTGAAAGATGGTTTAGAATAATCGCAATTTCTAGTTGTGACATCGTTTAATGAACTGTGATAGTTCTTTTGAAATGGTTTAGTATCATTTAATGGAAGATTATACATGCTCATAGACTGAAATAACCACCTCGTAGTTGGCTTTGTTTGTACTTCTGGATCACTATCATTAATTTTGGAATATCTTCCAGTATCTAACATTTCTGCTGTTTCACAGATATCTGGTAAATTTTGATCGCTTCTTTCACTTGTCATTTGGGTAGTAGAATCTATCTCAGAACTATACTCTAAACTACATTGTTGTGAAACACTCTTTAAGTATTTCTCTTCGTCAGTTTTTATGTCTGCATCAGATTCATGAGTTGTTACAGATTTAGAATATAATCTTTGACATGAAGTTCTTCTTGAAGAATCCGGTAATGCATTGTTTCTCGTAAATTCTTCTTGCAATGTACAATcattgtttactttttttacatttcgtACAAGATTATCTTGTCCAATGACAAAACGCAttggaatatttctttcttcagagatactaccaccactatcaGAGAGAATATTCACGTTCTTCGTATCACTAACTGCTTTTAATTCtacatgtatatttgtattatttactttagCACTACTACTTAAAATACTTCGTTCAATATTACTTTCCACTTTTACAGCAGGTCGGGGTATAGAAATGCAACTACCACCATCGCTTGTGCCACCACCATCACCTTGTTTTCTAGGACCAAGGTTATTATGTTTCGTATGTCGTCGttgtttcttaaaaaatttcctTGCCACTCCACTTTGATGTGgattataaaacatttcaacACATGTTGCTCCTTGTTCTGTGTAAGTAGTTACAGAGTTGTTTGATCTATATTGTTGACGATGCAATactaataaatttacattggGCACCTTCTTTGCTGTGATAATTAGAGGATCTTGATTACTTACAAGATCTGTAATTTTTGAAGTATTACATGTATGAGATCTGTTCGCTGTTTGTCTTGAAGAGCTCATAGAATTTGTATCAGAAGTCACTTGTGTAGCTTGGGAATTAGAAAGAGGAGCTACAATATTCTGTACTAATGGTTGCGTTGGAATAACAGGATTTGCATCTGATACGCTCCGAGTTCTACAacaacgattcttttttctttgaagcCAACAACGCATTTTCAACCATTGCGATCGGACATCATTACGTGCAATtccgtaaaataaaaatatgaatataccAAGTGAACTAACAGAAACAGCataaataattgcaaatataatttctacaaAAGGAATATAAGAATTGAAAGGTTTTATAGTCACTGCAGCAGCACTAAACcaagatattaaatacaatagTAAGATTACTGTTTGGCCATTTAATTGTGCGATCTGTGAATGTTCCGGATCTACAACATCTGAGGAAACTGTTTGTGTACTATGTACGCTATTTCCATCTACTGGACTTATGTTTGGTTCTAGTAACTCTAAATCCATATTTTCCGTAGCCTGAGTACTCTCAGATAATTGAGCATTTGTATCTATATTTTGAAGAGTACATCTAATCAACAAATGAAAGATGATGATATAGACAATTAAAATTCCAGCTGGTATAAATAATGCAGCAAGTGCAGGTCCAGTTGTAAGAAAGCAATATGAATATCCAGCATATTCGCGTAGATTAATTGCACCAGATATTCCACAGATTATTAAAGCTATACCCCACCCAACCAAATAAAGACCTAATAATGGTTTAGGTATAGGTTGATCTGGAGGCTCATCATCTGATATAACATCGAGGTCagattttgataattttttatacatgttACTGTGAATAAacataatcaattttttatttttaagctATAACagaataataacattattcgTATTAGAAAACACTTTAATACAATGTACTCACCTAGCAGATGTTGCCATCCATAACAAACAGCTCAGTGATAGATAGTGTAAAACAAGACCAATGCCTTGACAAATTTGAATACTTTCAGTTTGTTGAATACCaatactataaataaatgataataatgctACTGCAAACCAAGTGTTAATAACGCAATGTTTTACTTTCTTTGGCATATTGATAGAAGAGTAACATACAATATATGTTACTgaagtaattaataaacatattattgTAATGAAAGTCCCAACATATATAGCAGGATTTGAGTATTTGAATTTGGGTCCGTTGATACTGAAAACATCAATGTTAAAATTctgtataaaatgataaagtatgcaataaaattaataattacctAAAACCATCCTGACTAAGATATGAAACATCTTGTAAAAGTCCATAATATCCtaatttattacattgaaatactattaaattattgaataaatttgataactGACATCCATCACTAATCCAACCTCCAGATTCATTCAACGTCTCATCCCAAATTACAGGTTTTGGTTTTTTACCAACATAATGATGCAAAGGAGCTCTTAGCATAATATAAACTGGCTCAG contains:
- the LOC122637425 gene encoding adhesion G protein-coupled receptor A3 isoform X2, which codes for MKGVLSLLILVQISGIISHPCPEQCMCKLIGAQAEGLRVKCEGHIQEIKEINIDEVSVELVQLDLCKNEIFSIEANIFKNLTNLKRLDLSKNKISSIDEESFNGLENLERLDLSKNQISTIDTYAFKRLSNLRRLKLSGNSLTTLKEGTFHRLKLLKQLDLSNNPWKCDCELYWFRYWLHNTSIRLSPPAKCASPTNIKGQLIKKFRFLENFHCQWASPSVELRPIQNQIVFAGDSITLKCRAPSIIDDKNARLNWLWYPNTTTEIFDLDIYKDPQSSLPNIKIENRYLSDSGIVDSSLSIVPVKDEHNGQWNCFLTSMNGNRSKEISVIVISEQTRYCPLAVTRNNKGIYTWPRTVVGWKAELPCEGNLLSNLMQVSLRATYHCNASGFWEDLNTDMCPFVSHTTKVLEQFSKVNLSLTLGNLLETAKRFKNYTGEGVKLTDPIEINFITLTIENYLSFLDEEKELGNMLIDVVEALLSLPKEILRTAEINYKSCTRLIKAVETITEFTPTIQMHKKNMALEEFRVKRDSFTGLMCTWYTNINPINDLDKRSLHCTTNNRTIPVNTKDKIIEASIQLPATLLQNVQDAIVSHKLMISMYNDNRLFPKIVNTDNMDISTSVIGSKLIGLTLKNLSEPVYIMLRAPLHHYVGKKPKPVIWDETLNESGGWISDGCQLSNLFNNLIVFQCNKLGYYGLLQDVSYLSQDGFSINGPKFKYSNPAIYVGTFITIICLLITSVTYIVCYSSINMPKKVKHCVINTWFAVALLSFIYSIGIQQTESIQICQGIGLVLHYLSLSCLLWMATSASNMYKKLSKSDLDVISDDEPPDQPIPKPLLGLYLVGWGIALIICGISGAINLREYAGYSYCFLTTGPALAALFIPAGILIVYIIIFHLLIRCTLQNIDTNAQLSESTQATENMDLELLEPNISPVDGNSVHSTQTVSSDVVDPEHSQIAQLNGQTVILLLYLISWFSAAAVTIKPFNSYIPFVEIIFAIIYAVSVSSLGIFIFLFYGIARNDVRSQWLKMRCWLQRKKNRCCRTRSVSDANPVIPTQPLVQNIVAPLSNSQATQVTSDTNSMSSSRQTANRSHTCNTSKITDLVSNQDPLIITAKKVPNVNLLVLHRQQYRSNNSVTTYTEQGATCVEMFYNPHQSGVARKFFKKQRRHTKHNNLGPRKQGDGGGTSDGGSCISIPRPAVKVESNIERSILSSSAKVNNTNIHVELKAVSDTKNVNILSDSGGSISEERNIPMRFVIGQDNLVRNVKKVNNDCTLQEEFTRNNALPDSSRRTSCQRLYSKSVTTHESDADIKTDEEKYLKSVSQQCSLEYSSEIDSTTQMTSERSDQNLPDICETAEMLDTGRYSKINDSDPEVQTKPTTRWLFQSMSMYNLPLNDTKPFQKNYHSSLNDVTTRNCDYSKPSFTNVANIDSSNLFDTVPESKKLNSKSEQSLTEVNSFISDNAFTLVNIESSISNDVVNIVDTSNCNEKCDFHLLKELHLSNLEQNNSTYELTKNVESNFYCLTDIASTENLCMMTTNFESISETENIPTNTIFENVQENVATDLYVDASVNHLSIMKKETSV
- the LOC122637425 gene encoding adhesion G protein-coupled receptor A3 isoform X1 — encoded protein: MKGVLSLLILVQISGIISHPCPEQCMCKLIGAQAEGLRVKCEGHIQEIKEINIDEVSVELVQLDLCKNEIFSIEANIFKNLTNLKRLDLSKNKISSIDEESFNGLENLERLDLSKNQISTIDTYAFKRLSNLRRLDLSGNKINMVMPSLFNDLLNLDRLKLSGNSLTTLKEGTFHRLKLLKQLDLSNNPWKCDCELYWFRYWLHNTSIRLSPPAKCASPTNIKGQLIKKFRFLENFHCQWASPSVELRPIQNQIVFAGDSITLKCRAPSIIDDKNARLNWLWYPNTTTEIFDLDIYKDPQSSLPNIKIENRYLSDSGIVDSSLSIVPVKDEHNGQWNCFLTSMNGNRSKEISVIVISEQTRYCPLAVTRNNKGIYTWPRTVVGWKAELPCEGNLLSNLMQVSLRATYHCNASGFWEDLNTDMCPFVSHTTKVLEQFSKVNLSLTLGNLLETAKRFKNYTGEGVKLTDPIEINFITLTIENYLSFLDEEKELGNMLIDVVEALLSLPKEILRTAEINYKSCTRLIKAVETITEFTPTIQMHKKNMALEEFRVKRDSFTGLMCTWYTNINPINDLDKRSLHCTTNNRTIPVNTKDKIIEASIQLPATLLQNVQDAIVSHKLMISMYNDNRLFPKIVNTDNMDISTSVIGSKLIGLTLKNLSEPVYIMLRAPLHHYVGKKPKPVIWDETLNESGGWISDGCQLSNLFNNLIVFQCNKLGYYGLLQDVSYLSQDGFSINGPKFKYSNPAIYVGTFITIICLLITSVTYIVCYSSINMPKKVKHCVINTWFAVALLSFIYSIGIQQTESIQICQGIGLVLHYLSLSCLLWMATSASNMYKKLSKSDLDVISDDEPPDQPIPKPLLGLYLVGWGIALIICGISGAINLREYAGYSYCFLTTGPALAALFIPAGILIVYIIIFHLLIRCTLQNIDTNAQLSESTQATENMDLELLEPNISPVDGNSVHSTQTVSSDVVDPEHSQIAQLNGQTVILLLYLISWFSAAAVTIKPFNSYIPFVEIIFAIIYAVSVSSLGIFIFLFYGIARNDVRSQWLKMRCWLQRKKNRCCRTRSVSDANPVIPTQPLVQNIVAPLSNSQATQVTSDTNSMSSSRQTANRSHTCNTSKITDLVSNQDPLIITAKKVPNVNLLVLHRQQYRSNNSVTTYTEQGATCVEMFYNPHQSGVARKFFKKQRRHTKHNNLGPRKQGDGGGTSDGGSCISIPRPAVKVESNIERSILSSSAKVNNTNIHVELKAVSDTKNVNILSDSGGSISEERNIPMRFVIGQDNLVRNVKKVNNDCTLQEEFTRNNALPDSSRRTSCQRLYSKSVTTHESDADIKTDEEKYLKSVSQQCSLEYSSEIDSTTQMTSERSDQNLPDICETAEMLDTGRYSKINDSDPEVQTKPTTRWLFQSMSMYNLPLNDTKPFQKNYHSSLNDVTTRNCDYSKPSFTNVANIDSSNLFDTVPESKKLNSKSEQSLTEVNSFISDNAFTLVNIESSISNDVVNIVDTSNCNEKCDFHLLKELHLSNLEQNNSTYELTKNVESNFYCLTDIASTENLCMMTTNFESISETENIPTNTIFENVQENVATDLYVDASVNHLSIMKKETSV
- the LOC122637750 gene encoding oxygen-dependent coproporphyrinogen-III oxidase, whose product is MAARTVFKKWKKFHGILYNHLTRSHSKGMTLTFLGTGVATGIVLYNVSSSKVIAAQTMLNVSNFMAQPITSVDKLQENPDDMKTKMELLILKIQADFCKQLESLEDDNSHFKVDRWARAEGGGGITCVLQNGTVFEKAGVNISVVSGLLPPGAIQQMRARGKQIDEGSLPFFAAGVSAVIHPRNPMVPTIHFNYRYFEIENKDGSIQWWFGGGTDLTPYYLNEEDVKHFHSTLKEACDKHNLSYYAKFKKWCDDYFYINHRGECRGVGGIFFDDLDIPSQNEAFLFVKSCAEAVIPSYIPLVKLHKNDGYGYAERQWQLLRRGRYVEFNLIYDRGTKFGLYTPGARYESILMSLPLNAKWEYMHEPNPNSEEAKLVEVLKNPKDWLNST